Proteins from a single region of Esox lucius isolate fEsoLuc1 chromosome 13, fEsoLuc1.pri, whole genome shotgun sequence:
- the gapvd1 gene encoding GTPase-activating protein and VPS9 domain-containing protein 1 isoform X4, giving the protein MVKPDIHTLAHHLKQERLYVASEKQLIQRLNGDVLKTAERLYRAAWITKQQRINLDRLILTSAEASPAECCQHAKVLEDTQFLDGYKTLGFQESIYGEFLGRVRENPRLVASCLVAGEKLNQEHTQGVINTVFTSLYGNCIMQEDESYLLQVLRYLVEFELKESDNPRRLLRRGTCAFSILFKLFSEGLYSAKLFLTATLHEPIMQLLVEDEDHLETDPSKVTERFTPAQQERLFGEKGSESYRQKVTAAVEANEAKLVTLVNKFIGYLKQNTYCFPHNLRWIVSQMYKTLSCVDRLEVGEVRTMCTDLLLTCFICPAIVNPEQYGIISDAPINEVARFNLMQVGQLLQQLAMADDDGDPRRKNCLAKFDKSCVAAFLDVVIGGRTVETPPMSSMNLLEGLSRTVAYMTHSQLLCLVDFVRSVMTGDHLREEEHMLLETLLANVPQSCTVKSNSLELTPSNTPQLSPATTPANKKNRNIGTYLPTSSTLAIVTLHIQPLPFTGQQLATSWDSTTTTLSAHIPLVTPFASRSRSRTELSQQGEVEASSLESLQEVMPEEVLVISLGTSPQTIPGMMSENEVLTIQLADGAQGDTPADETKLHGKPDKTLRFSLCSDNLEGISEGPSNRSNSVSSLDLEGESVSELGAGPSGSNGVEALQLLEHEQATTQDNLDDKLRKFEIRDMMGLTDDRDISETVSETWSTDVLGSDFDPNMDEDRLQEIAGAAVENMLGSLLCLPGSSSVLLDPYGSTISETTSEAWSVEVLPSDSEAPDLKQEERLQELESCSGVGSTSDDTEVREVSSRPSTPGLSVVSATSEDIPNKTEDLRSECSSDFGGKDSVTSPDGEESAHGPHHSLTSPPSQTDSLLAMFDPLSSGEGSSTGTIVRPKVHYARPLHPPPDPPIPEACALVQEPRHSLFMSHCLAQVELEHTKQRHSYPDRLVRSRSSDIVCPGRRPTSDPGLNRRAAAEERDPAGAFSMGPSSSPSKDSLKGEVEERNYSDEEKSDRNRPWWKKRFQSAIPKVLYWTAESEVPAPIAAFRKRDKQEKDDIGHERVPQDDPLPRNSHAQAAEDILDKYRNIKRTSPNEGATTAAYDASGEPCGEESVHDSLRDEAMQNISTDDLPDSASQTAQQHDSKFSFSDAKKKLRLALCSADSVAFPLMAPATTRNGLPDHTDSEDNEIVCFLKVQLAEAINLQDKNQMAQIHETTRCVSRFDARTCRKLLAAIADDYRKRAPYIAYLTRCRQGLQTSQAHLERLLQRVLRDKEVANRYFTTVCVRLLLEHMEAKMLDFIKAFQGYTASDDKTAAVEDFLRYLYGAMAHDATWQYASEDQLQDAQMAIERSVMNRIFKLAFYPNQDGDILRDQLLQDHIARLSKVVTVNHKALQIPEVYARESPWPSAQSEIRTISAYKTPRDKVQCILRMCSTIMNLLSLANEDSVPGADDFVPVLVFVLIKANPPCLLSTIQYINNFYASRLSGEECYWWMQFTAAVEFIKTIDDRK; this is encoded by the exons ATGGTGAAGCCAGACATCCACACTCTGGCCCACCACCTGAAACAAGAGCGGCTGTATGTAGCTTCAGAGAAACAGTTGATCCAGCGGCTCAATGGGGATGTGCTGAAAACTGCTGAGAGGCTGTACCGTGCTGCTTGGATCACCAAACAGCAGAGGATCAACCTTGACCGCCTCATCCTTACCAG TGCTGAGGCTTCCCCGGCTGAATGCTGCCAACATGCCAAAGTGCTAGAAGATACACAGTTCCTGGATGGCTACAAGACTCTGGGCTTCCAGGAGAGCATCTATGGGGAGTTCCTGGGTCGGGTACGTGAGAACCCTCGGCTGGTGGCCTCCTGTCTGGTGGCTGGGGAGAAGTTGAACCAGGAGCATACACAGGGTGTCATTAACACTGTGTTCACCTCACTATACGGCAACTGTATCATGCAGGAGGACGAAAGCTACCTGTTGCAG GTCTTACGCTACTTGGTGGAGTTTGAGCTGAAGGAGAGTGACAATCCTCGGCGGCTGCTGCGGCGGGGCACATGTGCTTTTAGCATCCTCTTCAAACTTTTTTCTGAGGGGCTGTACTCCGCCAAGCTCTTCCTCACTGCCACCCTCCACGAACCAATCATGCAACTACTGGTGGAAGATGAGGATCACCTGGAGACGGACCCTTCCAAGGTTACGGAGCGGTTCACGCCGGCCCAGCAAGAGCGTCTGTTTGGTGAGAAGGGCTCTGAGAGCTACCGGCAGAAAGTGACGGCCGCTGTAGAGGCTAACGAGGCCAAGCTTGTGACGCTGGTGAACAAGTTCATTGGCTACCTGAAGCAGAACACCTACTGCTTCCCCCACAACCTGCGCTGGATAGTGTCTCAGATGTACAAGACGCTGTCATGTGTGGACCGGCTGGAGGTTGGCGAGGTTCGGACCATGTGCACGGACCTGCTGCTCACCTGTTTCATCTGTCCAGCCATTGTCAACCCTGAGCAGTATGGAATCATCTCGGATGCCCCTATCAACGAGGTGGCCCGATTTAACCTCATGCAG gtGGGGCAGCTTCTTCAACAGTTGGCAATGGCTGATGATGATGGAGACCCCAGGCGGAAAAACTGTTTGGCCAAGTTTGATAAG AGCTGTGTAGCTGCCTTCCTGGATGTGGTCATTGGTGGGAGAACTGTGGAGACACCACCCATGTCCTCTATGAACCTACTTGAAGGCCTCAGCAGGACTGTGGCATACATGACGCACAGTCAGCTGCTCTGTCTG GTGGACTTTGTGCGGAGTGTGATGACAGGGGACCACCTCAGGGAGGAGGAGCACATGCTCCTCGAGACCCTTCTGGCCAATGTCCCGCAGTCCTGCACTGTGAAGAGCAACAGTCTGGAGCTTACCCCCTCCAACACCCCCCAGCTCTCCCCAGCTACCACCCCAGCCAACAAGAAGAACAGGAATATAggtacctacctacctacctccTCAACATTGGCTATTGTTACTCTACACATACAACCACTGCCTTTCACAG GACAACAGTTAGCTACATCCTGGGactccacaaccaccaccctGTCTGCTCACATTCCGTTAGTTACCCCTTTTG CCTCCCGTAGTCGTAGCCGTACCGAGCTGTCACAGCAGGGGGAGGTAGAGGCAAGCTCCCTGGAGTCTTTACAGGAGGTGATGCCAGAGGAGGTGCTAGTTATCTCACTAGGAACCAGCCCCCAGACTATTCCAGGGATGATGTCAGAGAATGAG GTGTTGACCATACAACTGGCTGATGGGGCGCAAGGAGACACTCCTGCAGATGAGACCAAGCTTCATGGGAAGCCAGACAAAACTTTGCGCTTCTCCCTTTGCAGTGACAACCTGGAGGGCATCTCAGAGG GTCCGTCCAACCGGTCTAACTCTGTGTCCTCTCTGGACCTGGAGGGAGAGTCTGTGTCAGAGCTGGGAGCTGGACCGTCAGGGAGCAATGGAGTGGAGGCTCTACAACTGCTGGAGCATGAACAGG CCACCACTCAGGACAACCTTGATGATAAACTGCGAAAGTTTGAGATCCGAGACATGATGGGTCTAACCGATGACCGGGACATCTCAGAGACTGTGAGCGAGACCTGGAGCACGGATGTGCTGGGCAGCGACTTTGACCCCAACATGGATGAGGATCGACTGCAGGAAATAGCTG GAGCGGCTGTGGAGAACATGCTGGGCAGCCTGCTGTGTCTGCCAGGCTCCAGCTCAGTCCTGCTGGACCCCTATGGATCCACCATCTCAGAGACCACCAGCGAGGCCTGGAGTGTGGAGGTTCTGCCTAGTGACTCAG AAGCCCCAGACTTGAAGCAGGAGGAGCGTCTGCAGGAGCTGGAGAGTTGTTCGGGTGTGGGCAGCACCTCAGATGACACAGAGGTCAGAGAGGTCAGCTCTCGGCCCAGCACACCAGGGCTCAGTGTCGTTTCAG CAACATCAGAAGACATCCCGAACAAGACTGAGGACTTGCGGTCGGAATGCAGTTCAGACTTTGGAGGGAAGGACTCTGTGACCAGTCCAGACGGGGAGGAGTCTGCTCATG GACCGCACCACAGTTTGACATCTCCACCTTCTCAGACAGATTCCTTACTGGCCATGTTCGATCCCCTATCCTCCGGTGAAG GTTCCTCCACTGGTACTATTGTGAGGCCTAAAGTGCACTACGCCAGGccccttcaccccccccctGATCCTCCCATCCCAGAGGCCTGTGCCCTGGTCCAAGAACCCCGCCACTCCCTGTTCATGTCTCATTGCTTGGCCCAAGTTGAGCTGGAACACACCAAACAGCGCCACTCCTACCCGGACAGGCTGGTACGTAGTCGCAGTTCTGACATTGTGTGCCCGGGCCGCCGGCCCACAAGTGACCCGGGCCTCAACCGTAGGGCTGCAGCTGAGGAGCGGGACCCTGCCGGGGCCTTCTCCATGGGGCCATCCTCGTCCCCCAGCAAGGACTCCCTGAAAGGAGAG gtTGAGGAGAGAAACTACAGTGATGAGGAAAAGTCTGATCGCAACCGACCATGGTGGAAGAAACGCTTTCAGTCAGCCATTCCCAAAG TGCTGTATTGGACCGCTGAGAGTGAAGTCCCAG CTCCAATAGCAGCCTTCCGGAAAAGGGACAAGCAGGAGAAAGACGATATAGGCCATGAACGCGTCCCACAAG ACGACCCGCTGCCCAGGAACTCCCATGCTCAGGCTGCAGAAGACATCCTGGACAAGTATAGGAACATCAAGAGAACCAGTCCCAATGAAGGAGCTACCACTGCAGCCTACGATGCCAGTGGTG AGCCGTGTGGAGAGGAGAGTGTGCATGACTCCCTCCGAGACGAAGCTATGCAAAACATCTCCACAGATGACCTGCCTGACtcagccagccagacagccCAGCAACACGACTCCAAGTTCTCATTCAG TGACGCAAAGAAGAAGTTGAGACTGGCTTTGTGTTCAGCAGACTCTGTGGCTTTCCCCCTCATGGCTCCTGCTACAACACGCAATGGTCTGCCAGACCACACAGACTCTGAAG ACAATGAGATCGTGTGCTTCCTGAAGGTCCAGCTGGCAGAGGCCATCAACCTGCAGGATAAGAACCAGATGGCCCAGATCCATGAGACTACACGCTGCGTCAGCCGATTTGACGCACGCACCTGCAGGAAGCTGCTGGCAGCCATCGCCGATGATTACAG AAAGCGGGCCCCCTACATAGCTTATCTTACACGATGTCGGCAGGGCCTGCAGACATCTCAGGCCCACCTGGAGCGTCTCCTGCAGAGGGTGCTGAGGGACAAGGAGGTGGCTAACCGCTACTTCACCACTGTCTGTGTTCGCCTCCTACTGGAACATATGGAGGCTAAGATGCTGGATTTCATCAAAG CTTTTCAGGGCTACACAGCATCAGACGACAAGACTGCAGCAGTGGAGGATTTCCTGCGCTACTTGTACGGGGCCATGGCCCATGATGCCACCTGGCAGTACGCCAGCGAGGACCAGCTGCAGGACGCCCAGATGGCCATCGAGCGCAGCGTCATGAACCGTATCTTCAAACTGGCCTTCTACCCTAACCAGGACGGGGATATCCTGAGAGACCA GCTTCTGCAGGACCACATAGCGCGTCTCTCAAAAGTGGTGACAGTGAATCACAAAGCTCTTCAAATCCCAGAG GTGTATGCAAGGGAGTCTCCCTGGCCATCTGCCCAGTCAGAGATTCGGACCATCAGCGCCTACAAGACCCCGCGGGATAAAGTGCAGTGTATATTGCGCATGTGTTCCACCATCATGAACCTACTGAGTTTGGCCAACGAGGACTCTGTCCCTGGAGCTGATGACTTTGTTCCTGTGCTGGTCTTTGTGCTGATAAAG gCAAACCCGCCCTGCCTTCTGTCCACTATTCAGTACATCAATAATTTCTACGCCAGCCGGCTGAGTGGGGAGGAGTGCTATTGGTGGATGCAGTTCACCGCGGCAGTGGAATTCATTAAGACCATCGACGATCGCAAGTGA
- the gapvd1 gene encoding GTPase-activating protein and VPS9 domain-containing protein 1 isoform X3 — translation MVKPDIHTLAHHLKQERLYVASEKQLIQRLNGDVLKTAERLYRAAWITKQQRINLDRLILTSAEASPAECCQHAKVLEDTQFLDGYKTLGFQESIYGEFLGRVRENPRLVASCLVAGEKLNQEHTQGVINTVFTSLYGNCIMQEDESYLLQVLRYLVEFELKESDNPRRLLRRGTCAFSILFKLFSEGLYSAKLFLTATLHEPIMQLLVEDEDHLETDPSKVTERFTPAQQERLFGEKGSESYRQKVTAAVEANEAKLVTLVNKFIGYLKQNTYCFPHNLRWIVSQMYKTLSCVDRLEVGEVRTMCTDLLLTCFICPAIVNPEQYGIISDAPINEVARFNLMQVGQLLQQLAMADDDGDPRRKNCLAKFDKSCVAAFLDVVIGGRTVETPPMSSMNLLEGLSRTVAYMTHSQLLCLVDFVRSVMTGDHLREEEHMLLETLLANVPQSCTVKSNSLELTPSNTPQLSPATTPANKKNRNIGTYLPTSSTLAIVTLHIQPLPFTGQQLATSWDSTTTTLSAHIPLVTPFAASRSRSRTELSQQGEVEASSLESLQEVMPEEVLVISLGTSPQTIPGMMSENEVLTIQLADGAQGDTPADETKLHGKPDKTLRFSLCSDNLEGISEGPSNRSNSVSSLDLEGESVSELGAGPSGSNGVEALQLLEHEQATTQDNLDDKLRKFEIRDMMGLTDDRDISETVSETWSTDVLGSDFDPNMDEDRLQEIAGAAVENMLGSLLCLPGSSSVLLDPYGSTISETTSEAWSVEVLPSDSEAPDLKQEERLQELESCSGVGSTSDDTEVREVSSRPSTPGLSVVSATSEDIPNKTEDLRSECSSDFGGKDSVTSPDGEESAHGPHHSLTSPPSQTDSLLAMFDPLSSGEGSSTGTIVRPKVHYARPLHPPPDPPIPEACALVQEPRHSLFMSHCLAQVELEHTKQRHSYPDRLVRSRSSDIVCPGRRPTSDPGLNRRAAAEERDPAGAFSMGPSSSPSKDSLKGEVEERNYSDEEKSDRNRPWWKKRFQSAIPKVLYWTAESEVPAPIAAFRKRDKQEKDDIGHERVPQDDPLPRNSHAQAAEDILDKYRNIKRTSPNEGATTAAYDASGEPCGEESVHDSLRDEAMQNISTDDLPDSASQTAQQHDSKFSFSDAKKKLRLALCSADSVAFPLMAPATTRNGLPDHTDSEDNEIVCFLKVQLAEAINLQDKNQMAQIHETTRCVSRFDARTCRKLLAAIADDYRKRAPYIAYLTRCRQGLQTSQAHLERLLQRVLRDKEVANRYFTTVCVRLLLEHMEAKMLDFIKAFQGYTASDDKTAAVEDFLRYLYGAMAHDATWQYASEDQLQDAQMAIERSVMNRIFKLAFYPNQDGDILRDQLLQDHIARLSKVVTVNHKALQIPEVYARESPWPSAQSEIRTISAYKTPRDKVQCILRMCSTIMNLLSLANEDSVPGADDFVPVLVFVLIKANPPCLLSTIQYINNFYASRLSGEECYWWMQFTAAVEFIKTIDDRK, via the exons ATGGTGAAGCCAGACATCCACACTCTGGCCCACCACCTGAAACAAGAGCGGCTGTATGTAGCTTCAGAGAAACAGTTGATCCAGCGGCTCAATGGGGATGTGCTGAAAACTGCTGAGAGGCTGTACCGTGCTGCTTGGATCACCAAACAGCAGAGGATCAACCTTGACCGCCTCATCCTTACCAG TGCTGAGGCTTCCCCGGCTGAATGCTGCCAACATGCCAAAGTGCTAGAAGATACACAGTTCCTGGATGGCTACAAGACTCTGGGCTTCCAGGAGAGCATCTATGGGGAGTTCCTGGGTCGGGTACGTGAGAACCCTCGGCTGGTGGCCTCCTGTCTGGTGGCTGGGGAGAAGTTGAACCAGGAGCATACACAGGGTGTCATTAACACTGTGTTCACCTCACTATACGGCAACTGTATCATGCAGGAGGACGAAAGCTACCTGTTGCAG GTCTTACGCTACTTGGTGGAGTTTGAGCTGAAGGAGAGTGACAATCCTCGGCGGCTGCTGCGGCGGGGCACATGTGCTTTTAGCATCCTCTTCAAACTTTTTTCTGAGGGGCTGTACTCCGCCAAGCTCTTCCTCACTGCCACCCTCCACGAACCAATCATGCAACTACTGGTGGAAGATGAGGATCACCTGGAGACGGACCCTTCCAAGGTTACGGAGCGGTTCACGCCGGCCCAGCAAGAGCGTCTGTTTGGTGAGAAGGGCTCTGAGAGCTACCGGCAGAAAGTGACGGCCGCTGTAGAGGCTAACGAGGCCAAGCTTGTGACGCTGGTGAACAAGTTCATTGGCTACCTGAAGCAGAACACCTACTGCTTCCCCCACAACCTGCGCTGGATAGTGTCTCAGATGTACAAGACGCTGTCATGTGTGGACCGGCTGGAGGTTGGCGAGGTTCGGACCATGTGCACGGACCTGCTGCTCACCTGTTTCATCTGTCCAGCCATTGTCAACCCTGAGCAGTATGGAATCATCTCGGATGCCCCTATCAACGAGGTGGCCCGATTTAACCTCATGCAG gtGGGGCAGCTTCTTCAACAGTTGGCAATGGCTGATGATGATGGAGACCCCAGGCGGAAAAACTGTTTGGCCAAGTTTGATAAG AGCTGTGTAGCTGCCTTCCTGGATGTGGTCATTGGTGGGAGAACTGTGGAGACACCACCCATGTCCTCTATGAACCTACTTGAAGGCCTCAGCAGGACTGTGGCATACATGACGCACAGTCAGCTGCTCTGTCTG GTGGACTTTGTGCGGAGTGTGATGACAGGGGACCACCTCAGGGAGGAGGAGCACATGCTCCTCGAGACCCTTCTGGCCAATGTCCCGCAGTCCTGCACTGTGAAGAGCAACAGTCTGGAGCTTACCCCCTCCAACACCCCCCAGCTCTCCCCAGCTACCACCCCAGCCAACAAGAAGAACAGGAATATAggtacctacctacctacctccTCAACATTGGCTATTGTTACTCTACACATACAACCACTGCCTTTCACAG GACAACAGTTAGCTACATCCTGGGactccacaaccaccaccctGTCTGCTCACATTCCGTTAGTTACCCCTTTTG CAGCCTCCCGTAGTCGTAGCCGTACCGAGCTGTCACAGCAGGGGGAGGTAGAGGCAAGCTCCCTGGAGTCTTTACAGGAGGTGATGCCAGAGGAGGTGCTAGTTATCTCACTAGGAACCAGCCCCCAGACTATTCCAGGGATGATGTCAGAGAATGAG GTGTTGACCATACAACTGGCTGATGGGGCGCAAGGAGACACTCCTGCAGATGAGACCAAGCTTCATGGGAAGCCAGACAAAACTTTGCGCTTCTCCCTTTGCAGTGACAACCTGGAGGGCATCTCAGAGG GTCCGTCCAACCGGTCTAACTCTGTGTCCTCTCTGGACCTGGAGGGAGAGTCTGTGTCAGAGCTGGGAGCTGGACCGTCAGGGAGCAATGGAGTGGAGGCTCTACAACTGCTGGAGCATGAACAGG CCACCACTCAGGACAACCTTGATGATAAACTGCGAAAGTTTGAGATCCGAGACATGATGGGTCTAACCGATGACCGGGACATCTCAGAGACTGTGAGCGAGACCTGGAGCACGGATGTGCTGGGCAGCGACTTTGACCCCAACATGGATGAGGATCGACTGCAGGAAATAGCTG GAGCGGCTGTGGAGAACATGCTGGGCAGCCTGCTGTGTCTGCCAGGCTCCAGCTCAGTCCTGCTGGACCCCTATGGATCCACCATCTCAGAGACCACCAGCGAGGCCTGGAGTGTGGAGGTTCTGCCTAGTGACTCAG AAGCCCCAGACTTGAAGCAGGAGGAGCGTCTGCAGGAGCTGGAGAGTTGTTCGGGTGTGGGCAGCACCTCAGATGACACAGAGGTCAGAGAGGTCAGCTCTCGGCCCAGCACACCAGGGCTCAGTGTCGTTTCAG CAACATCAGAAGACATCCCGAACAAGACTGAGGACTTGCGGTCGGAATGCAGTTCAGACTTTGGAGGGAAGGACTCTGTGACCAGTCCAGACGGGGAGGAGTCTGCTCATG GACCGCACCACAGTTTGACATCTCCACCTTCTCAGACAGATTCCTTACTGGCCATGTTCGATCCCCTATCCTCCGGTGAAG GTTCCTCCACTGGTACTATTGTGAGGCCTAAAGTGCACTACGCCAGGccccttcaccccccccctGATCCTCCCATCCCAGAGGCCTGTGCCCTGGTCCAAGAACCCCGCCACTCCCTGTTCATGTCTCATTGCTTGGCCCAAGTTGAGCTGGAACACACCAAACAGCGCCACTCCTACCCGGACAGGCTGGTACGTAGTCGCAGTTCTGACATTGTGTGCCCGGGCCGCCGGCCCACAAGTGACCCGGGCCTCAACCGTAGGGCTGCAGCTGAGGAGCGGGACCCTGCCGGGGCCTTCTCCATGGGGCCATCCTCGTCCCCCAGCAAGGACTCCCTGAAAGGAGAG gtTGAGGAGAGAAACTACAGTGATGAGGAAAAGTCTGATCGCAACCGACCATGGTGGAAGAAACGCTTTCAGTCAGCCATTCCCAAAG TGCTGTATTGGACCGCTGAGAGTGAAGTCCCAG CTCCAATAGCAGCCTTCCGGAAAAGGGACAAGCAGGAGAAAGACGATATAGGCCATGAACGCGTCCCACAAG ACGACCCGCTGCCCAGGAACTCCCATGCTCAGGCTGCAGAAGACATCCTGGACAAGTATAGGAACATCAAGAGAACCAGTCCCAATGAAGGAGCTACCACTGCAGCCTACGATGCCAGTGGTG AGCCGTGTGGAGAGGAGAGTGTGCATGACTCCCTCCGAGACGAAGCTATGCAAAACATCTCCACAGATGACCTGCCTGACtcagccagccagacagccCAGCAACACGACTCCAAGTTCTCATTCAG TGACGCAAAGAAGAAGTTGAGACTGGCTTTGTGTTCAGCAGACTCTGTGGCTTTCCCCCTCATGGCTCCTGCTACAACACGCAATGGTCTGCCAGACCACACAGACTCTGAAG ACAATGAGATCGTGTGCTTCCTGAAGGTCCAGCTGGCAGAGGCCATCAACCTGCAGGATAAGAACCAGATGGCCCAGATCCATGAGACTACACGCTGCGTCAGCCGATTTGACGCACGCACCTGCAGGAAGCTGCTGGCAGCCATCGCCGATGATTACAG AAAGCGGGCCCCCTACATAGCTTATCTTACACGATGTCGGCAGGGCCTGCAGACATCTCAGGCCCACCTGGAGCGTCTCCTGCAGAGGGTGCTGAGGGACAAGGAGGTGGCTAACCGCTACTTCACCACTGTCTGTGTTCGCCTCCTACTGGAACATATGGAGGCTAAGATGCTGGATTTCATCAAAG CTTTTCAGGGCTACACAGCATCAGACGACAAGACTGCAGCAGTGGAGGATTTCCTGCGCTACTTGTACGGGGCCATGGCCCATGATGCCACCTGGCAGTACGCCAGCGAGGACCAGCTGCAGGACGCCCAGATGGCCATCGAGCGCAGCGTCATGAACCGTATCTTCAAACTGGCCTTCTACCCTAACCAGGACGGGGATATCCTGAGAGACCA GCTTCTGCAGGACCACATAGCGCGTCTCTCAAAAGTGGTGACAGTGAATCACAAAGCTCTTCAAATCCCAGAG GTGTATGCAAGGGAGTCTCCCTGGCCATCTGCCCAGTCAGAGATTCGGACCATCAGCGCCTACAAGACCCCGCGGGATAAAGTGCAGTGTATATTGCGCATGTGTTCCACCATCATGAACCTACTGAGTTTGGCCAACGAGGACTCTGTCCCTGGAGCTGATGACTTTGTTCCTGTGCTGGTCTTTGTGCTGATAAAG gCAAACCCGCCCTGCCTTCTGTCCACTATTCAGTACATCAATAATTTCTACGCCAGCCGGCTGAGTGGGGAGGAGTGCTATTGGTGGATGCAGTTCACCGCGGCAGTGGAATTCATTAAGACCATCGACGATCGCAAGTGA